Below is a genomic region from Cydia strobilella chromosome 1, ilCydStro3.1, whole genome shotgun sequence.
ATAACTGACAACTAAATAACACTGAGCACGCCGTGTGTGCCGATAAGAGATGATTATTCCTATAGTGGTTTTTGCCGAATAccaaataccgaatattcggctacACTCCCGGCcgaagcgccgaatattcggcaaaacATGTCCAAATTTTGTATCACTGATTGCAGGGACCCAGAAAAAAGGCCGTCGGCGGTACAGCTCCTTAACCACCAGTTCTTCAGGCAGATCCGCAAAACTGACTTCCTGCCTAGCCTCATCGGCCGCGTCAAGCCCATCAAACCTGACCAAGGTACTACCAGTCAAGGACATGTGACTGTTAGGTggatcaactatttcttgttgttattctgtCCCGCCAGCGCCAGCAAGCCATTCTGACTGGGAATAGTACCATAGTTTGTTAGAAGAACAGTTGTACGTTCTACTAACATGGAATGGGCATATAACTACCACAATATTTAATGCACTTTTATTTAatagaatttaaactgttgtgaggcATACTAACATTAACTAAGTTAGTTAGGTagtgttagtgcttgaaaaaggagacctaggctcttcgaaacatgtcgcgcgagtgactaaaacaagtgagtctaaaccgtgaaattatttaacacttttatttaacttaaatgCCATTAAATCAGGGTTTAAAGGGAGACCCTCGActacgtaaccatggcaacgagtgacaaaAAAAAGTTGATGCACCCTTAACcaaatcaaaatttcattttaaattgaaaatcttGAAGTCGTTTTTATCTGGCAAATTTTGACTCCTGGGAAGGCAGGGGTTAAATAAAATTCGTTATAGTGGAATCCCAGAGAAAACCCTCAAGAAAGAAGTCTAATGGTCGGTTGTATCCACAGTTGTACCAGACCGTCTCgcctgtctgtcaccgttaaaacatttgctaaattttattgtatgggatgTTTCATACTTTACTGGTTGATGATGATTATTCGTCAATATAGTGGTTGATGCAATTGGCCTTAACTGAAAGTTAGGTAATAAAATTTCAGACCGTCCATCACAAGTGGACATAATCAAGGGTTGAAATGAAGTTTAAAGATTTTAATTCACAAACcacatttatttaaacattcaTGTCAAGATTTGATTGAattgtgtataaaaatataagttaTTAAGCAGGCGCTGTTACCTAGGTTCATACTTTGGATTTCAGACTTGGttaaaatatttaggtaatttggaaaaataataaaaaaatattggttatgtaattcaataaataattaactgaATCACGTTGTGGCAAATGTGAATTCACTTAATTACAAACCTAGATCAAGCAGTACTCCGCTTTGTTCATATTCTGCCAGCATGCCTGTGTGTTGAAGGCTGTCTCACAGTCGTCCGCGCCCCTCTTAGAGCCGCAGGATCGCACTATATGCTCGTGCTTCTTCCTGATGGGCTCCGGCAGTAGCTCGAGTGTCGCCTCTATATCGACGTCTCCGTTGTCCAACATACCTGCGGTCTCCATCACGCATTTCATGTAGCATTTTAACTTTGGATCCGGCATCAGGTCGGCTCCAGAATTTACTTTGTCGATTAACCCCATGTCTACTTCACTTTCTTCCCCGCAGTTGTCTCTTAACATCTTGGCTAGTTCTATAGTTTCTTCATCCATACCTTCAGTACACGACTTCTCTCCGATCACCATTCCGATCACGTATAACGCCATCACGGCGGAACAGAGGGCTACGCGCCCTGCCATTTTGTTATTTCAACTTTTTTAATTGACTATAAACAAGTCAGATCTGTTGTTTGTAAATGCTAGTTCTGAAGGGCATTTTTCTGAACGCCATATATATAAAGAGCGGGAGCTGGGGGAGTTAATAATGTGTTGGCCGTCTTTAGTAGactaattacacaatttagcaCCAAATGTAATTAAATCCTTCCTCGTTTCTGTTAATTGAGTGTGTTTAGCGATctcttgtaatttgtaattgtttttctgCTTTTGTTGTGTCATGTTAGATAATGGTAGTCCAGTTGAGATTAGATGAATGCTTAATCATTTTTGTCATCAGTGCAGATTGTCGACATATTTCGATATGTCACCCTGCAGACTAACTGTAATTGTTAAGTTCATTCGCCGTTGgttgtaccaaagaggatataataagatagagcggtactgtcatagtaaattttgtaaccactgtaaattcactgccatctatcgatatactttaaaactaaaaatgaagatttataaaaatacgttaaaatgtatttaaatatggataaatggtttttttatttgcattagttatttttatatgattttgacccatgttctttcactgatatgcgttaaaattataaataacaaacgaaaccgtcaacgccctctatatgagagtaggccaaagctagtggcgccatctgatcgagaatcaaattttcttgattttggaTGCACGTtcttttcttagactgtatccatctattacggagttatatctatctttggttgtgtACACTGAGCTAATTGATTCCCAATATTAACAAAGCAATCGTTAATGAAATCCGCAGACTAACGGAGAAGATTTTAAATTAGACAGTGATATATTTGCcctgtttgttttataattgtaagtaatgttcataatatttttccaaagcattttaatatttttggtagAGTTGGCCAATAGCCTTCTTTCGtaatctgtttattttattttattacgtttGTTACAATAGTTCCTATATCTAACGTaggttattttacttatttcgtCAAAGGGGTCAGCACGTACTTGTTTTGCAATTTGTTACGATTTCTGATACAGCGGAGGATCCCCGGCGATATCCAAGGCTTTATAGTATGATACTTATTAGGTACACTAGAGATTttcgtattattttttaatcgcTTATTTGATATATCAGACTGTTTATAATATATTCCGGATCGTtactatataggtacaataaattggcaaggtttttattttttatttcctcTAAAGCCTTATCAAAATTGGTGACGGTTTTAGTTTTGTTGGGAATCGGCTggttttttaattatgaaatatttatttcgttacaTGACATTTATGCGTGACCTCACCTCAGGTGCCAATGACCATAGTAACATTGCACAATCACCCACattataaaattcaaatttaaactaaaaaacaGCGTAGCAGCACCACCacctcatcattcgcttgcccttgtcccattcacttggggtcggcgcagcatgtctttttctttcatacctctctgtcacccgtcatctcatcattcacttgcgtaccaccaccaccaccagcaGCACCACCACCTatgaagtttattttttttgttctatttccAGATGACATGTCCGCTCTTCTTTTACAAGAGAAAATGTCCGAAATGGAGATAGAGAAGACGACGGAATGGGACTTCTAAGCACATACTTACTGACAATACGGATATGGGAACATAGCTCTGCCCCTTATAAGGCCGAGTCgcatatatgtatatcaatTACTAGTATAGTATACAACTCAAATCATCTCGTCTGTTGTCAGACGTgagtattgaaaatatttttgattatttatttgttcGTATAATTAGAAGTATTGATCCTCATTTGATGTGCGCTTTATGAAGACATTATTGCCTGTATTATCTGTCATTCACCTTTCTTGGCCATAGGTCCTGATAAAACAAACGTTGCGCCTAcaatataaagttaaaattatcttaaaatatttatttatacatattaactGAACAAATGGAACTctatttataattaatgtcTTTGGCAGAAGTCTCTAGTGATTCtgggttatttatttttacgaaaTAAATGTAAACTGATAATTAGTTTAACGTACAATGCATAAATATGGTATAAATAATGACGTGTCCATGTCCAATAAGATAGTTGCCACATCTtgaattttataatatgcaaGCATAACAAAGTGgaactataaattttaaaataaaacacacacaaGCAAACAAATGCATGTCAATTATATACTtcaaacgcaatatttcatgAACAcaacaataaatgaaataaatgtcatatacaaaggGAAAAATTACCAAGTCCTCCAGTAcccagggctggaatcgaaccagcgtcctccatTTGCGACAAATGCCTGAACCGCTCGACCACCTGggcacggtggcatgggtcgaaatttcttAGTACccatatgacatttatttcgtttatagtttaaataatagtgttactacttgtaaaaaacacaaatttaaatattttcattgaaagtaatttgttcttagagtaacaCAACAATAATTTCCTAAGGTACATACTCACATTTAGTACCCTCACTGACGTGTGATGTGACGTAACACTGTGCGCAATTTTGTTAAAGTCAATTAGAGTATCCGGATAATACCTTCGGGTTTGACTTTCATTCTTTAATGCTGTTGGTCCAtctagacatttgatcctcacaAATAGTCCGCGGggcaggcgcaaatttcgttgGTCATCGTATCTCGGGCGATAACTCATAGAGTAGTTAAGGGAAGTGAATTATGAAGCTTCGTGGACATCACCTGCCACTGCATCAGTGGGTTCAGGAATGACAGCCACCGAAACTTTGTCGATTTATATGCTATTGTGATTTGTGAATTATAAAACTGTCACTCGGCTGTATcacggtggaaagaccgtcagctggtcacataaaAAACTAGTTAAGAAAGATGTATAATGAAGTCCTGAAACGGAGTGGCAGCTGGCGTCCACGAGGATTCATTACACCTAGCCTTTAATCACTTTACGTGTTATCACCCAGGATGCTATTGATCATGGAATTCTGCTCGCAAGCTATATAAACAAGTTGAATTGAGACACAATAATCTAgacataaaaattcaaaatcgcTGTCCTTCTTGATTcgactggcaaatcatgttactttttggTAACCGgattttttaacctaatttgaccccgctgaatccgaatttgccgGTTGCCCGATCTAAAtcttgaccggaagtgagatattcaagaTGGCGACCATTATTGCCCTACATAGCGACCCTAATGAGTTTCTTGTATGGagacctatatatatatacatttttttttttgataatttgtaTTGCAAGGAATAACAGTTGACACGTATATTCTGAAAATTTTGAGTATCTATTTGGTATGGTTCAGTATGAGAATAGGTACgaatattaaatgaatttatCGTTTTATTAAGCAATTAATCGGGATAACACGGGATTAACATTTTTTGGGATCTGAAATTTTGGCAATTTCTTATTGGTAAATCATTAGTAACCCGGTTTTAGGTTTTTAAGTGTCAGTGTACACATTACAATCCCGATTAATTGCTTAATAAAACGataaattcatttaatattcGTACCTATTCTCATACTTCTCATACTAGACGCTTTTTTTCATCAAAAGAGTTTTTCCGCGGACATAGATTAAAGGTTACAAATGCGTGCTAAAAGGGGTTACTAATGATTTACCAAAAAGAAATTGCCAAAATTTCAGATCCCAAAAAATGTTTCCCAAAATTTTTTATTGCCAAATAAAGATTTGCCAATATTATTTTTCCCAAAAAAATGTTACGCaaacgttttatttagtttaagaatGTTAAGGCAATGAATCACTTACCAAGTAGTGTTTTCACCAatttacattaagtaaaatgTTTCAGTTGGCAAAACATATTTTGAGAAGGCAGCAATCTCAAGCCTAAGGTCCAATTATGAAGGGGTTTTTTTGCAAGGGTGTTTTTTCCACTTGGGGCAAATTCTAAACAGGTAAATGGGTGTGTaatgaaacaatttgtttaTGTGTAATGTTTACTATACTCGATTTCTGTGAGatagcagttctaacctaacctaaacctactttaaaagcaGTTCGTTTTGtgtggggtcgcagttctaacctaacctaaacctactttaaaagccTTTCGTTTTGTGTGGGGTcacagttttaacctaacctaaacctactttaaaagccgttcgttttctgtggggtcgcagttctaacctaacctaaacctactttaaaagccgttcgttttctgtggggtcgcagttctaacctaacctaaacctactttaaaagccgTTCGTTTCTTGTAGGGTCggagttttaacctaacctaaacctactttaaaagctGTTCGTTTCCTGTGGGGTCATAACAAGTAATTTGAGTAAAtgtttattgtgtaattttttttgccttaataaaacatttagcaAATGACCAAATgcttaaatgttaattttcgTAGTAATATTCTGCTTAAAGAAAATTTGACCAAATGAAAATATGCGTATTGTAAACTTGCCAAAGATAGCAttgacaaataaaacatttgctAAAATTTGTTtgggtaatgaaatttgaccaaATTCTTTTTGGGAAAACGGCAGGATCCCCCTAAAACCTTCAATATTGTCAAAAAAGTCTCAAATTTTCATGTTTCACTCACGATTTAGCTCCCTAAACCAAAAATTGTTATAGGTACAAATGTTAAGGACTTGAAAGTGAGTATGACtttattttacgtattttatgtatttttaaacaaagttaTTACTTTTACCTACGCGAATCAAATGCGTATTTCAAAGTACATATCTAAAAATAGTTTGATTGTAATTAACTTAAGTCTTACTTAACactaaactttcgcgttttgtacacataatttaatgtcattaacgggtctaactcgattaaatttcattattttacctttttccgacgtttcggtTAGGTTGTACTAGCTGTGGtaacggaagactgacgtcccagcaaaatgtcaattgagatattggtaaacaacactaaactacccgacattcgtttatataaatgttcggggtagacaaataaatgtatctacccgtttctatttcatgtaaaaaaaagtcaaaaaagaaaaaaaaaggaaaaaatgtaaaataatgaaattttatgcgttagacccgttaatgacattaattatgtaattaactttcttcctttaatatcgttttaaatattgatcctagagaaAAGTGTTTCGAATGTTTTTGGtagaaaattatatgtatagattatttatttataagaactTATTTAGCTTTTGGCCACCGTTTACAAGTTTGTTACGAAAAACTACAAAAgaactttaaaattgattataatataactttcccgctttaatatcttttttaaatattgatcctagcgaaaagtGTTTAATGTATTTCTTGTAGGAAATTCGATGTTGTAACGCCCTTACTACCACACGCCAACAGATGGCGCTATTAGTACCATAAAGCACACAACGCACAGGACAGCGCAGCCGCCGCACCGATATCACTCCACTATGGATACTAGTTACGGCGCCCACCAATAGAT
It encodes:
- the LOC134741587 gene encoding general odorant-binding protein 69a-like encodes the protein MAGRVALCSAVMALYVIGMVIGEKSCTEGMDEETIELAKMLRDNCGEESEVDMGLIDKVNSGADLMPDPKLKCYMKCVMETAGMLDNGDVDIEATLELLPEPIRKKHEHIVRSCGSKRGADDCETAFNTQACWQNMNKAEYCLI